In Populus alba chromosome 1, ASM523922v2, whole genome shotgun sequence, a single window of DNA contains:
- the LOC118055417 gene encoding wax ester synthase/diacylglycerol acyltransferase 5 translates to MAPPESDSVEPVTPAGRLFLLPEMNTIIHCAIGVKNKLDIDSTRSAIKNSLMLKHPRFCSLLVRDKNGREHWKKTDIDVDQHFIIVNKKTCTDDVDKVVNEYIADLSVSTPLDMNKPLWEVHVMLEQKCVIMRIHHALGDGISLMSMFLASCRTASDPEAIPTLVTGRRPDYGKEGKQKDWRGVILRVLKMVWFGIAFSLEFVLRFLWVSDKKTVISGGDGVELWPRKLATAKFMIEDMKTVKEAVPNATINDVLFGVISSGLSRYLDHRSPKALKEGQQITGMAMVNLREQLSMQDLSEMLKNNSGSQSRWGNRFGFILLPVFYRKSDVNPLQHVGRAKTMIDRKKKSSEGHFTYHIGHLAMALLGPKAAHILNYRVLCNTTFTFSNVVGPQEVVTMSGNPVTFIRVNTSSIPHALTMHMVSYAGRADMQIMVAKDIIPDPEFLAKCFEDALVEMKEAAAATV, encoded by the exons ATGGCTCCACCGGAAAGTGACTCCGTCGAGCCTGTAACTCCGGCAGGCAGACTATTCCTCCTACCAGAAATGAATACCATAATCCACTGTGCAATTGGTGTAAAAAACAAGCTAGACATAGACTCCACAAGATCAGCAATCAAGAATTCTCTCATGCTCAAGCACCCAAGATTTTGCAGCCTCCTAGTACGTGACAAGAATGGACGGGAGCACTGGAAAAAAACAGATATCGATGTCGATCAGCACTTCATTATTGTAAACAAAAAGACATGTACTGATGATGTTGATAAAGTAGTGAATGAATATATAGCTGATTTATCAGTTAGTACTCCACTTGACATGAACAAGCCTTTGTGGGAAGTCCACGTCATGTTGGAGCAAAAGTGTGTTATCATGAGGATTCATCATGCTTTGGGAGATGGGATCTCTTTGATGTCAATGTTTTTGGCGAGCTGCAGGACAGCGAGCGATCCTGAGGCGATACCTACTTTGGTCACTGGGAGGAGGCCGGATTATGGGAAGGAAGGGAAACAGAAGGATTGGAGAGGGGTTATTTTGAGAGTTCTAAAGATGGTTTGGTTTGGCATAGCTTTTAGTTTGGAGTTTGTGTTGAGATTTTTGTGGGTTAGTGACAAGAAGACGGTGATTTCTGGTGGTGATGGGGTGGAGCTGTGGCCGAGGAAATTGGCTACTGCCAAGTTTATGATTGAAGATATGAAGACTGTGAAAGAAGCTGTTCCTAATGCG ACCATTAATGACGTCCTCTTCGGGGTGATATCATCCGGACTATCAAGATATTTGGATCACAGATCTCCGAAAG CTCTGAAAGAGGGCCAGCAAATAACAGGAATGGCCATGGTTAATTTAAGAGAACAACTATCCATGCAG GATCTATCCGAGATGTTGAAGAACAATTCAGGATCGCAATCACGATGGGGCAACAGGTTTGGCTTCATTCTCCTACCTGTTTTTTATCGTAAAAGTGATGTCAACCCTCTTCAGCATGTGGGACGAGCCAAGACGATGATTGATAGGAAGAAAAAATCATCAGAGGGTCACTTCACGTATCATATCGGACATCTAGCAATGGCTTTGCTAGGACCGAAG GCTGCACATATCCTTAATTACAGGGTTCTTTGTAATACTACGTTTACGTTCTCAAACGTGGTTGGACCACAAGAGGTGGTTACCATGTCAGGCAATCCTGTAACGTTCATAAGGGTGAATACATCTAGCATACCCCAT GCACTCACGATGCACATGGTGAGCTATGCAGGAAGAGCTGACATGCAAATCATGGTGGCCAAAGACATTATCCCGGACCCAGAATTTCTTGCCAAGTGCTTTGAAGATGCCTTGGTTGAAATGAAGGAAGCAGCTGCGGCCACCGTATAA